cgcacagttcgggacccctacccgagatccgccggttttgacaccgacacccgcgCCGAAGAAGAGTTTGGGAATGAAAAAAACCCATCGGGTTCAAACTCCTCCTCCAACCATGCCAATGGCCTCCGGGGTGGCCACCGCCTCTCCGGGAATGGCACACCGCCCTCTCGGCGCTCTCGCAGGAGCCAAACGAGCTCCAAAGccgacggcggcggtggcggcgctcacCGAGGCgccgcgaagaagaagaagaaggccacAGTGGCGCCTCGTGCAGCTACTCCGGCGCCCCCTATGGCCACTGCTTCGGTGCGGGCGGCGGCCGCAGCCGGCAACAAGCATCGCGGCCGCCTAGTGCTCGATGAACTGCTTGCAAGGTAAAGAAAAATCTCGCATCTTGTTGGTGGCCGATAGTGATGTTGTTTGCTTTGTTGTCGTAGTGCGGAGATGAACACGGCTGAATTCCTCGCGTCTTCGGAGTCCTCGGCCACCGTTGGACTTGATGAGCTCAACTACAACTTCTTTTGGCATCATTCGGAGGCGGCCCAAGACATGAAGCAAAAGGtggccaaggaggaggaggatgccaAGGAAGAGGAGGcgtccgaggaggaggaagcccaAGACGGTTATGTATGCATGTTTTAAATTTAGTATTCTCATGATATATATTGTGTAGAGTTTGAAGTTGATGTGGGTAGGACATAAAATCaacataattttggtttttacttCACTGCTGTAGAGGATCGGCTAGGTGCGGCCACCGTTAGTGAAATAAAAATTCATTCCACTAACTCCACTGGGGATCAGTTAGAAAGAGAGATGCTAGACTGACGTGCCCTTTACGGGGATCTACTGAGTGATTAGGACCTGATTGGCTGGAATTGAATTAAGTGAGATAGGCCCACCAGTAAAAATcagggggcccaattagatgagGACACGTAGGAAGGTCAGTATTATCGAGTTAGAAATACCCTCGTCTGAGTCTCTCACGCACCCGCGCCTTCTTAAACCCCACACCACACCACACGAGCACAGTGACTCGAGCGAGCGGGCAAGCTGCAGAGAGGGCGAAAATGGCAGCCTCTTCGTCGCTCCCTGTGATCGTCCCGGCGCTGCTCTTCCTCCTCGCGGCGGCGTTCGCgccagcaacagcagcagcagcagcgagcCCCTCCAAGCGCCCCGCCCATCAGCCTCCTCTTTTCCCCGTGGGACTCGCTCCCCTGCATCAGAAGCAGTCGAGCGGCAGGTACGCCGCTGCCGCCGTCACGGCCTCAGCCGCAGCGGCGACGGACAACAGCACGGCGAACCCGTTCACGGCGCACTACTTCCTGCAGGAGCTGGACCACTTCACCTTCACGCCCAACTCCTCCCACCTCTTCTCCCAGAAGTACCTCCTCAACGACACTTTCTGGCGGCGGAAACCCACCGCCGGGCCGCTGTTCGTGTACACCGGCAACGAGGGCGAGATCGAGTGGTTCGCCACCAACACCGGCTTCATGTTCGACATCGCGCCCGAGTTCGGTGCCCTCCTCGTCTTCATCGAGGTACCCTTTCTGACACGTACATATATCCTCCGCCATGGCTGATATCATCGGTGACCACTGACCGCCCCTGGTCCAAAATTTAGTTGTCCTATTGGGTTTGGGTCCCTCTAGACAACACACCATTGAGCAGGAATTACTTTTTTAAGCAGTTTGGTTGTCGTACTAATCAGTAACAGCAATCACTTTCATATTAAATTTGTTTGACTCAAATTTGTGTGCAGCATCGGTTCTACGGGGAGTCGATGCCGTTCGGGGACGGCCCATACAGCTCGGCCGACACGCTGGGCTACCTGACGTCCACGCAGGCGCTGGCCGACTTCGCCGTCCTCATCACCAGCCTCAAGCAGAACCTCTCCGCCGTCGACGCACCGGTGATCGTCTTCGGCGGCTCCTACGGGGGCAGTAAGTCCATCACCAGCGCGTCACCGTGTATTATATCATGCGTGCGACCTGAGGGCGGACAATTTTCTTGAGAGAAAATTAGGATGAGCTAATCTACACTAGTTAATAATGTTGTGAGAGTAAATGATATTATGCCTGTTGTTTCTAGTGCTGGCTTCATGGTTCAGGCTCAAATATCCCCATGTCGCCATGGGAGCAGTGGCATCCTCTGCACCGATCCTGCAGTTCGATGACATCACCCCGTGGTCTAGCTTCTACGACGCCGTCTCGCAGGACTTCAAGGTAACAATGGAAATTAGTCACTACTACTGCAATAACATCATCgtgctttttttttctttcatttcCTCAAAAATAAGTTGGTCAAAAGAATTTCGGGATGGATCACGGATGGCCCAGTGTCACCTGTCAAATTATTGGTCTTGAGCTACGTCCGTCTGGTGCAAACTTATCGGCGATGTCAGCTCTGAATTACTATTAGTACTGAATTTCACTTGTTTTCGTGTTGTCATTACCCTGGCGGCACCTTAGCGGATTATGAATTGGTGATGGTGCTTTTCTTCATGAGCATGTAGCTAACAGGTTTTTTTATTAGAATTTCTCATGAAAATAATACATGGAATTTAAGTGCGTGATTGAAATGGCTAGTGAAGTAATGATTCAGTTTTTGATTAGCTTGATTGAGACGCTCAACCGCACCGAAGAGCTATTACTAATATGGTAGAGACAGGATATAAGGTCCTCACTTGTATGCAAATTGATGAATTTTGTTCATCATTGATGCCTGATGACAGCTATTACTGATACGGTAGAGACAAGATATGACAAGGGAAAGGAACGATGAGTCACTTTTTGTAGTGGCATCTTTGTCTGATTGATGCTTGACTAATAGCTGTCCCATGTCAAGTTTCCAAAAAGATAAATGTATTTGTGACATCCAACTAAATTTTGCAGTCTGAGAGCCTGAATTGCTTCCGTGTCATCAAGGCGGTCTGGGATGTGCTAGATGATCGGGGATCCAACCACACAGGCCTCTTGGAGCTCAGCAAAACCTTCAGGGCTTGCAAGTAAGCTTTGTCCAACTGATAATTAGTTTTTTGACTGAAAACCGTTGGGGAGAACCCCACAGTATAAAATTCATTACTGTAGGGAGAAAAATAAGAGATTAAGACTGCAAGTATTTTTTTTTCTATGTGTGAAGTATAAGTAAAGCAAACGAATAGTCAAACCTTGTAGGCAAGAAATACATGAAAAGAGATGACTTGCAGGCTTAGAGAATGTACATTAAGTCCAAAGGATACACACTCAGCTCAGCTGCATACATGACTGAACATGAAAGCTTCATCTTGACAAGATTGCCCGAGTGGTGAACTAATGAACAGCGCCGCATTTGAACAAATTGGCGATGACTCGGGTTCGTGACGTTGTGTTATTCCTCAACTTTTAGGACCGTGCAGTCCGCTGATTCGCTGAGTAACTGGCTATGGAATGCATTCACCTACACCGCCATGGTGGACTATCCAACCCCAGCCAATTTCATGATGAATCTGCCTGCTTACCCTGTGAAGGAGGTTAGCCACTTGTGACCTACCTTATACCCCTTACTCTCGCCTGCATTACTCAGAGCTACCAAACTGAGTCCGTGGACCTGTTTTTATTACCTTCTGCTGAGCATTTCTCCTGACATTTCTGCAGATGTGTAAGATCATTGATTCTTTTCCCGTGGGAGCAGACGTCATCGACAAAGCTTTCGCCGCGGCGAGCCTGTACTACAATTACTCAGGCGACCAGAAATGCTTTGAGATGGAGGGTGGCGATGACCCTCATGGCCTCGATGGCTGGGGTTGGCAGGTACAAGCCTGACTCACATACGTGTGTATGTGGCATACTGATAAGTGATAACACTGGAAGCTTGAGAGGATCATTTATGTGTTTGCTGAAACAAACTCTTGTGCAGGCCTGCACAGAGATGGTCATGCCGATGATTGTGTCCAATGAGAGCATGTTCCCACCGTTCAGCTTCAGTTACGAGAACAATTCCGAGGGCTGCCTCGCGTACTACGGAGTTCGTCCGAGGATACACTGGATCACTACTGAATATGGTGGCCATGTAAGTTTTTGTTTTAGATTTTCAGTGTTTACGTACGAACCGTTAGTAGCAGCATTTCTTTGTGTGGCATGTGCTCACCTGGTACTGCATGCATTGCACAACCCACTGCAGAAAATTGACAAGGTTCTCAAGAGGTTTGGGAGCAACATCATCTTCTCCAACGGGATGCGAGACCCGTGGAGTCGAGGCGGGTAGGAGTACAAGATTTCACCATCTGATCTATTGATGACGATAGTTTCGACCATTCAGGTAACAGTTTTACCACAGTAAAGAATAATAATAGTTTTCCTTCTGAACTTCTACCAGGGTACTCAAGAACATATCATCCAGCATCATTGCTCTTGTGACGGAGAATGGTAAACATGAATTTAAAGAAAATATGCAAGGTCAAAAGTATTCTGAACTTACTTACGTAGGCTACTTTTTGTGATGGTGATGTTCAGGGGCCCATCATTTGGACTTCAGATCTGCAACCAAGGATGATCCAGAATGGGTTGTAGAACAAAGGAGACAGGAAGTTGAGATCATACATGGATGGATAGATCAGTATAACAAGGACATTGCACAGATGTAGCAGTAAGAAGGCACCATTGATTTTCAAAGTCAAGGAAAATAAATGTGGCTAAATGCAAAATATAAGGACTTTCCTTTATTCTATTAGGCGATAAGCACCAATATCAGTGGTGAATTTACTAAAGGATAATGACCAAGATAGGTCGGTGTTTGCTTCGTTAGTGGCAGAGATTAAATATTTTCTTTCTCTTCGTAGAACTTGTATTAATTAAGCGTAGCCAAAATATTGTAGCAAACTATTTGGCAAACTTTGCTAGAACTGAAAAGAGAACTGTACTGTGGCTCTCTGGTCCACCGGTAACACTTGAACTTAGCAAAGTTGATTGTAATCATGGTATTGCTTGACAATACAAGTatttaccccgcaaaaaaaggaTAAGCACAAAATATTAAGATAATGCATTCGTGCAACTTCAAATTCAACAAGACACCATAAATTCTCGAACTTAAGCAGTCATACGTGAATCATGAATGCAGAGGTTTTTTCTTTACTTCTATAACTGTTGTAGTGAACATTGAATTTAGGGACAGACATGTACTTGTCCCTGCAGAAAATTTTAACGCACGGCTTTGGCATATGCCATTTCTATGACGCGCGGGGTCTgagtccacatgtcatagacacggGCCATGTTATTACTTTCCAGGGGCATCTCAGGGAAAGAAGGGACATTGCATTGAAAACAAGTACATGCAAACTGGTTATAACTGACATAACATAGCATAACATTGTTTATTCTTATAAACACAACATTGTTTACGATCCCTGAAAATAAGACTAATTTAAAAGCTAAAGCTATGCCCATGGAAGTCCCAAACCCTGCTTCTAGTTAACTCGACTACAACAATTTGCACAATTTCACTGATACAGCAAGATCAGCAGTCTGCAAACACACATGCAGAAGCATCTCTTGCAAAATACATGAAATCATCCTCAGATTGACATCCTGCAACGCAAAGAAGTTTGATCTAGATACAACTGACCAGCTCATTGTTGTTCTGTGGCTTCCGTTTTTGCAAATGATAATCTGGACAGGTCAAACCTTGTTCATTTGAAGAAGGAAGCGTTGAGTGTCTCCAAAATGATGAGGAATTTAAAAATCACCAAGATAAACAGGATGGCGAATTTGGTAGCGCATGAGATTGCGAAGTTTAGTTTTATTAATAGGTCTGATGGTATTCTTATTAATAGTGTTCCGTCCTGCGTGGCAAGAGCAGTAATGAATGATTGTATGAACATttattttaattaattaatatatggGTGGGGTTTTAAAAAAAGTTTTTTTCTTGACTCACGCGTGAAAAACTTTTTGCCGTGCAACGAAAGTTTTTTTTAGTCGGTGCAACAACAAGCTCCTATTATGCCTGGACTATTGCCTTTGTTGTTGTCACTGGTAAGCTTTGT
This sequence is a window from Aegilops tauschii subsp. strangulata cultivar AL8/78 chromosome 7, Aet v6.0, whole genome shotgun sequence. Protein-coding genes within it:
- the LOC109748553 gene encoding uncharacterized protein, yielding MAASSSLPVIVPALLFLLAAAFAPATAAAAASPSKRPAHQPPLFPVGLAPLHQKQSSGRYAAAAVTASAAAATDNSTANPFTAHYFLQELDHFTFTPNSSHLFSQKYLLNDTFWRRKPTAGPLFVYTGNEGEIEWFATNTGFMFDIAPEFGALLVFIEHRFYGESMPFGDGPYSSADTLGYLTSTQALADFAVLITSLKQNLSAVDAPVIVFGGSYGGMLASWFRLKYPHVAMGAVASSAPILQFDDITPWSSFYDAVSQDFKSESLNCFRVIKAVWDVLDDRGSNHTGLLELSKTFRACKTVQSADSLSNWLWNAFTYTAMVDYPTPANFMMNLPAYPVKEMCKIIDSFPVGADVIDKAFAAASLYYNYSGDQKCFEMEGGDDPHGLDGWGWQACTEMVMPMIVSNESMFPPFSFSYENNSEGCLAYYGVRPRIHWITTEYGGHKIDKVLKRFGSNIIFSNGMRDPWSRGGVLKNISSSIIALVTENGAHHLDFRSATKDDPEWVVEQRRQEVEIIHGWIDQYNKDIAQM